A stretch of the Bordetella genomosp. 8 genome encodes the following:
- a CDS encoding alpha/beta hydrolase, translating into MTATPSELLDSIELETGPNPTHAVIWLHGLGADGNDFAPIVPELRLPATPAVRFVFPHAPVQPVTINGGMQMRSWYDILVMDLVRREDAAGIRQSEAAVRALIARENARGIPTSRIVLAGFSQGCAMTLHTGLRLPEKLAGMMALSGYLPLLDLAAAERQSANADTPIFLAHGEYDPVVDIARATASRDMLRSLGHDVRWHTYPMQHSVCAEEVADMRDFLLQVIK; encoded by the coding sequence ATGACTGCCACTCCTTCCGAGCTGCTCGACAGCATCGAGCTCGAAACCGGCCCCAATCCCACCCATGCGGTGATCTGGCTGCACGGCCTGGGCGCCGATGGGAACGACTTCGCGCCCATCGTCCCGGAGCTGCGCCTGCCCGCGACGCCGGCCGTCCGTTTCGTCTTTCCGCACGCACCGGTGCAGCCCGTCACCATCAACGGCGGCATGCAGATGCGGTCCTGGTACGACATCCTGGTCATGGACCTGGTGCGCCGCGAGGACGCCGCCGGGATCCGCCAGTCCGAAGCGGCGGTGCGGGCCCTGATCGCGCGCGAAAACGCCCGCGGCATTCCGACGTCCCGCATCGTGCTGGCGGGCTTCTCGCAAGGCTGCGCCATGACCCTGCACACGGGCCTGCGGCTGCCGGAAAAGCTGGCCGGGATGATGGCCCTGTCGGGCTACCTGCCGCTGCTGGACCTGGCCGCGGCGGAACGGCAGTCCGCCAATGCGGATACCCCTATTTTCCTGGCGCACGGCGAATACGACCCGGTGGTGGACATCGCCCGCGCCACGGCCTCGCGCGACATGCTGCGCTCCCTGGGCCATGACGTGCGCTGGCACACCTATCCGATGCAGCATTCCGTCTGCGCGGAAGAAGTCGCCGACATGCGCGACTTCCTGCTGCAGGTGATCAAGTAG
- the yjgA gene encoding ribosome biogenesis factor YjgA, translating to MSEITELAAESGGDEDDGYDRPSKSQVKREMLALTDLGKQLIALSPERLRQLPLAERLYDAIREAQRTTSREGLRRQTHYVGKLMRDAPADDIRRQLDTWENGSREETAAMHRLESLRDRLLEDDDLLTDLLSRNPGADAQQLRTLIREARKEARANAALAQGQEPKRKHYRALFQALKALEI from the coding sequence ATGTCAGAAATAACCGAGCTGGCCGCCGAGTCCGGCGGCGACGAGGACGACGGCTACGATCGTCCCAGCAAGTCCCAGGTCAAGCGCGAGATGCTCGCCCTGACGGACCTGGGCAAGCAATTGATCGCGCTTTCGCCGGAACGCCTGCGCCAATTGCCCCTGGCCGAACGGCTGTACGACGCGATAAGGGAAGCACAGCGCACCACCAGCCGCGAAGGCCTGCGGCGGCAGACCCATTATGTCGGCAAGCTGATGCGGGATGCCCCGGCCGACGACATCCGCCGCCAGCTGGACACCTGGGAAAACGGCTCGCGCGAGGAAACCGCGGCGATGCACCGCCTGGAAAGCCTGCGCGACCGTTTGCTGGAAGACGACGACCTGCTGACGGATCTGCTGTCGCGCAATCCGGGCGCGGATGCCCAGCAGCTGCGTACGCTGATTCGCGAAGCGCGCAAGGAAGCCCGCGCCAATGCCGCCCTGGCCCAGGGCCAGGAGCCCAAGCGCAAGCATTACCGGGCGCTGTTCCAGGCCTTGAAAGCCCTGGAGATTTGA
- a CDS encoding bifunctional acetate--CoA ligase family protein/GNAT family N-acetyltransferase codes for MLRHALASLFDPRSLLIIADRPLPGAAMLPARLRARTTSLACEPGVAPELPETLAGLAADERPDLALVCVAPSVFAETLRRLTPRAPRALIALPHEQPDPYPRGTVALCQAWAQENRCKLLGPRAFGVQRPYAGLNLSQHPTLARDGRVALVAQSRSIIAAVMDWAEDVHIGFSTAIALGDEAIVGLGPVLDYLATDPRTDSIALYLEDVGPARPFISALRAAASAKPVVVLKAGRGDDDDAVFDAVLRRAGAVRVRYFVQLFSALKVLGYARRPRGRRVALFSNGSGPGQLALDLIGPDAAVARAELSQGTVQALEALLEPGSAVGNPVITHAPLTPDRTQAVLDALIDDPGVDGVLVLLAPDALADLRAVAERLAQIAPRARKPIVSCFMGDAGMRPLRRMLDDAGTSAFRTPESAADAFGVLSTHYYNQQLLLQSQPPLPQGPQPALADAQAIVDAVRRDGRHALTPAEARDLMAAGLVPINESMPSGAFEPLSRPMAIRVHRDARFGPVIRFAAGGPDAVLGAADRGMDLPPLNGFLAQQLIERSRLWRKVLAHRLSIAAFETLQQALVRVSELITDIPDIEALDIDPLFAGEARLYARSLRVTLTAEPATPSLHLGGYPHMAIHPYPARLVQVRRFEDGTPWVVRPIRPEDADSLQAFIRDLSERSRYMRFVSMMRELTPRMLARYTQVDYDRELALVATTELPNPAHRGHRHDAVIGLAHYLRNPDGRGAEYALVVADAWQGRGLGRQLMTLLIDAAREQGLEYIEGLVLADNRPMLRLMTSLGLKNDPDPDDPSLRRVWLDLGRPA; via the coding sequence ATGCTTCGACACGCGCTGGCTTCTCTGTTCGATCCGCGTTCCCTGCTCATCATCGCGGACCGGCCCTTGCCGGGCGCGGCGATGCTGCCGGCGCGCCTGCGCGCACGCACCACCAGCCTGGCCTGCGAGCCCGGCGTCGCCCCCGAACTTCCCGAAACCCTGGCCGGCCTGGCGGCGGACGAGCGACCGGACCTTGCCCTGGTCTGTGTCGCGCCATCGGTATTCGCCGAAACGCTGCGCCGCCTGACGCCGCGGGCGCCGCGCGCGCTCATCGCACTGCCGCACGAGCAACCCGATCCCTATCCGCGCGGGACGGTAGCCTTGTGCCAGGCCTGGGCGCAGGAAAACCGCTGCAAGCTGCTGGGGCCGCGCGCCTTCGGCGTGCAGCGTCCGTACGCCGGGCTGAACCTGAGCCAGCATCCGACGCTGGCACGCGACGGCCGGGTGGCGCTGGTGGCGCAATCGCGCTCCATCATCGCCGCCGTCATGGATTGGGCCGAGGACGTGCACATCGGCTTTTCCACCGCGATCGCGCTGGGCGACGAAGCCATCGTCGGCCTGGGCCCGGTCCTGGATTATCTCGCCACCGATCCGCGCACCGACAGCATCGCCCTGTATCTCGAAGACGTCGGGCCCGCGCGGCCCTTCATCAGCGCGCTGCGGGCCGCCGCCAGCGCCAAGCCGGTGGTGGTGCTGAAGGCGGGACGCGGCGACGACGACGATGCTGTATTCGATGCCGTGCTGCGCCGCGCCGGCGCCGTGCGGGTGCGCTATTTCGTGCAGCTGTTCTCGGCCCTGAAGGTGCTGGGCTATGCGCGCCGGCCGCGCGGGAGGCGGGTGGCGCTGTTTTCCAACGGCAGCGGGCCGGGCCAGCTGGCGTTGGACCTGATCGGCCCGGACGCCGCGGTCGCGCGCGCCGAGCTGTCGCAGGGCACCGTGCAGGCGCTGGAAGCATTGCTGGAGCCCGGGTCGGCGGTCGGCAATCCGGTCATCACCCATGCGCCGCTGACGCCCGACAGGACCCAGGCCGTCCTGGACGCGTTGATCGACGATCCCGGCGTGGACGGCGTGCTGGTGCTGCTCGCGCCCGATGCCCTGGCGGACCTGCGCGCGGTGGCCGAAAGGCTGGCGCAGATCGCGCCGCGCGCGCGCAAGCCCATCGTGTCCTGTTTCATGGGCGATGCCGGCATGCGGCCCCTGCGGCGCATGCTGGACGATGCCGGGACGTCCGCCTTTCGCACGCCGGAATCGGCGGCCGATGCCTTCGGCGTGCTATCCACCCACTACTACAACCAGCAGTTGCTGCTGCAGTCGCAGCCGCCGCTGCCCCAGGGGCCCCAGCCGGCGCTGGCCGATGCCCAGGCCATCGTCGACGCGGTCCGGCGCGATGGCCGGCACGCGCTGACGCCGGCGGAAGCGCGCGACCTCATGGCAGCCGGCCTGGTGCCGATCAACGAGTCCATGCCCAGCGGCGCTTTCGAGCCCCTGTCGCGTCCGATGGCCATACGCGTCCATCGCGACGCCCGATTCGGTCCGGTCATCCGCTTCGCGGCGGGCGGTCCCGACGCGGTGCTCGGCGCCGCCGATCGCGGCATGGACCTGCCGCCGCTGAACGGCTTCCTGGCCCAGCAACTGATAGAGCGCAGCCGACTGTGGCGCAAGGTGCTGGCGCATCGCCTGAGTATCGCGGCCTTCGAGACCCTGCAGCAGGCGCTGGTGCGCGTTTCCGAGCTGATCACCGATATACCGGATATCGAAGCGCTGGACATCGACCCCCTGTTTGCCGGCGAGGCCCGCCTATACGCGCGTTCCCTGCGCGTGACCCTGACGGCCGAGCCGGCGACGCCTTCCCTGCACCTGGGCGGCTATCCGCACATGGCCATCCACCCCTATCCGGCGCGGCTGGTGCAGGTGCGGCGCTTCGAGGACGGCACGCCGTGGGTGGTACGCCCCATCCGCCCGGAGGACGCCGATTCCCTGCAGGCCTTCATCCGCGATCTGTCGGAGCGTTCGCGGTATATGCGCTTCGTTTCGATGATGCGCGAGCTGACGCCGCGCATGCTGGCCCGCTATACCCAGGTGGACTACGACCGCGAGCTGGCGCTGGTCGCCACGACCGAGCTGCCCAATCCCGCGCATCGCGGCCATCGCCACGACGCGGTGATCGGCCTGGCGCACTACCTGCGCAATCCCGACGGGCGCGGCGCGGAGTATGCGCTGGTGGTGGCGGATGCCTGGCAGGGGCGGGGCCTGGGACGGCAATTGATGACGCTGCTGATCGATGCCGCCCGCGAACAGGGGCTGGAATACATCGAAGGCCTGGTGCTGGCCGACAACCGGCCCATGTTGCGCTTGATGACCAGCCTGGGGCTGAAGAACGACCCCGATCCCGATGACCCATCCTTGCGCCGGGTCTGGCTGGATCTGGGGCGGCCCGCGTAG
- the gltX gene encoding glutamate--tRNA ligase, with amino-acid sequence MTQTSNSRVRTRFAPSPTGYLHLGGARTALFSWAFARHHGGVFILRIEDTDVERSTPEAVQAILDSMDWLGMQPDEGPFYQMRRMDRYREVVAQMLAAGTAYHCYCTPDEVEAMRERARAQGLKPRYDGTWRPEPGKTLPPIPEGRQPVVRFKNPLTGATSWNDMVKGPISFDNGELDDLIIARPDGTPTYNFCVVVDDWDMGITHVLRGDDHVNNTPRQINILRALGAELPEYGHVPMILGPDGEKLSKRHGAVSVMEYDKDGYLPEAMINYLARLGWSHGDDELFTREQLVEWFDTRHLSKSASQWDPKKLNWVNAHYMRQMTDAELAARVEPRIASRGGDPAAADLPAVMALLKDRAETLEQLADGAMLFCGPFEGAPAELAAQHLTEPARDALRDFATEASGADWTKDALSAAIKRVLAARGIKMPQLAIPLRVAVTGQTQTPAIDAVLALLGRDKVLQRLQRALG; translated from the coding sequence ATGACTCAAACCTCCAATTCCCGCGTCCGCACCCGTTTCGCTCCTTCGCCCACCGGCTACCTGCATCTGGGCGGCGCGCGCACGGCGCTTTTTTCCTGGGCGTTCGCCCGCCACCATGGCGGCGTATTCATCCTGCGCATCGAAGATACCGACGTGGAACGTTCGACGCCGGAAGCCGTCCAGGCCATCCTGGACAGCATGGACTGGCTGGGCATGCAGCCCGACGAAGGCCCGTTCTACCAGATGCGGCGCATGGACCGCTATCGCGAGGTCGTGGCGCAGATGCTCGCGGCCGGCACCGCCTACCACTGCTACTGCACCCCCGACGAAGTCGAGGCCATGCGCGAACGCGCGCGCGCCCAGGGCCTGAAGCCGCGCTACGACGGTACCTGGCGCCCGGAGCCGGGCAAGACCCTGCCGCCGATTCCGGAAGGCCGCCAGCCCGTGGTGCGCTTCAAGAATCCCCTGACCGGCGCCACCAGCTGGAACGATATGGTGAAGGGCCCGATCAGCTTCGACAACGGCGAACTGGACGACCTGATCATCGCGCGCCCCGACGGCACGCCGACGTACAACTTCTGCGTGGTGGTGGACGATTGGGACATGGGCATCACGCACGTGCTGCGTGGCGACGACCACGTCAACAACACGCCGCGGCAGATCAACATCCTGCGCGCGCTGGGCGCCGAATTGCCGGAGTATGGCCACGTGCCGATGATCCTGGGGCCGGACGGCGAAAAACTGTCCAAGCGCCATGGCGCGGTCAGCGTCATGGAGTACGACAAGGACGGCTACCTGCCCGAGGCCATGATCAACTATCTGGCCCGCCTGGGCTGGAGCCACGGCGATGACGAGTTGTTCACCCGCGAACAGCTGGTGGAATGGTTCGACACGCGCCACTTGTCGAAGTCGGCATCGCAATGGGACCCGAAAAAACTGAACTGGGTCAACGCCCATTACATGCGCCAGATGACCGACGCCGAACTGGCCGCGCGGGTCGAGCCCCGTATCGCGAGCCGCGGCGGCGACCCGGCCGCCGCCGACCTGCCCGCCGTGATGGCGCTGCTGAAGGATCGCGCGGAAACGCTGGAACAACTGGCTGACGGCGCGATGCTGTTCTGCGGTCCGTTCGAAGGCGCACCGGCCGAGCTGGCGGCGCAGCACCTGACCGAGCCCGCGCGCGACGCACTGCGTGATTTCGCCACCGAAGCCAGCGGCGCGGACTGGACGAAGGACGCGCTGTCGGCCGCCATCAAACGGGTGCTGGCGGCGCGCGGCATCAAGATGCCGCAGCTGGCCATTCCCTTGCGCGTGGCGGTCACCGGCCAGACGCAGACGCCGGCCATCGATGCGGTGCTGGCCCTGCTGGGCAGGGACAAGGTGCTGCAACGGCTGCAACGCGCGCTGGGCTGA
- the pmbA gene encoding metalloprotease PmbA, whose product MVNNSPSLPVAENHARFSELVQNVLAHARKVGASDAVAEVSESLGLSVSVRKNDIETVEQTRDRSLDVTVYAGQRRGSASTSDFSDAALRETVEAAWHIASHTAEDPAAGLPDEDMLARDYPDLKLHYPWTIGTEEAAELALRAERAARAVDPRITNTEGASIGTFEGQFVMGNTRGFLGGYPYSRHSLSVAPIAGRGNGMQRDYWYSSERDAANLAEPEAVGRYAAERALSRLSARRVRTGKFPVLFEAPLALGLLGALTQAVNGGALYRKASFLVDSLGQPIFADHIDITEDPHVVGGMGSSPFDDEGVVTRARDVVKAGVLEGYFLSTYTARKLGMKTTGNAGGSHNLTLRSRLTAPSDDLRAMLRKMGTGFMVTELIGQGVNYVTGDYSRGAFGYWVENGEIRHAVEEVTIAGNLKDMFRQIVAVGADVMARGTKATGSILIEQMAIAGE is encoded by the coding sequence ATGGTCAACAATTCCCCCTCCCTGCCGGTCGCCGAAAACCACGCGCGTTTCAGCGAACTGGTGCAGAACGTCCTGGCCCATGCGCGCAAGGTCGGCGCCAGCGACGCCGTCGCGGAAGTCTCCGAAAGCCTGGGGCTGTCGGTCTCGGTGCGCAAGAACGACATCGAAACGGTGGAGCAGACCCGCGACCGGTCGCTGGACGTCACCGTCTACGCCGGGCAGCGCCGCGGCTCGGCGTCCACCTCGGATTTCTCGGACGCCGCCCTGCGCGAAACCGTGGAAGCCGCATGGCATATCGCCAGCCATACGGCGGAAGATCCCGCCGCCGGGCTGCCGGACGAGGACATGCTGGCGCGCGATTATCCCGACCTGAAGCTGCACTATCCGTGGACGATAGGCACGGAAGAGGCCGCCGAACTGGCATTGCGGGCGGAACGGGCGGCGCGCGCGGTCGATCCGCGCATCACCAATACGGAAGGCGCCTCCATCGGCACCTTTGAAGGCCAGTTCGTCATGGGCAATACCCGCGGCTTCCTCGGCGGCTACCCGTACTCGCGCCACAGCCTGTCGGTGGCGCCCATCGCCGGGCGCGGCAACGGCATGCAGCGCGATTACTGGTACAGCAGCGAGCGCGATGCCGCCAATCTGGCCGAGCCGGAGGCCGTTGGCCGCTATGCGGCCGAACGGGCGCTGTCGCGCCTGTCCGCCCGTCGCGTGCGGACCGGCAAGTTCCCGGTGCTGTTCGAAGCGCCCCTGGCCCTGGGTCTGCTGGGCGCGCTGACCCAGGCAGTGAATGGCGGCGCCTTGTACCGCAAGGCCAGCTTCCTGGTCGACAGCCTGGGCCAGCCGATCTTCGCGGATCACATCGATATCACCGAAGATCCGCACGTCGTCGGCGGCATGGGCAGTTCGCCCTTCGACGACGAAGGCGTCGTCACGCGCGCCCGCGACGTGGTCAAGGCGGGCGTCCTGGAAGGCTATTTCCTGTCCACCTACACCGCCCGCAAGCTGGGCATGAAGACCACCGGCAACGCCGGCGGCTCGCACAACCTGACGCTGCGTTCCCGGTTGACCGCGCCGTCCGACGACCTGCGGGCCATGCTCAGGAAGATGGGCACGGGTTTTATGGTGACGGAGCTGATCGGCCAGGGCGTGAACTACGTCACCGGCGACTATTCGCGCGGCGCCTTCGGCTATTGGGTCGAAAACGGCGAAATCCGGCACGCGGTGGAAGAAGTCACCATCGCGGGGAATCTGAAGGACATGTTCCGGCAAATCGTCGCGGTCGGCGCCGATGTCATGGCCCGCGGCACCAAGGCGACCGGCTCCATCCTGATCGAGCAGATGGCCATCGCCGGGGAATGA